From the Clarias gariepinus isolate MV-2021 ecotype Netherlands chromosome 3, CGAR_prim_01v2, whole genome shotgun sequence genome, one window contains:
- the LOC128518416 gene encoding ADP-ribosylation factor-like protein 16 isoform X1 encodes MCLLLGATGVGKTLLVKQLQKLCQRGEPAALGEPPATLPTVGTNLTDLTLKKRSVTVRELGGCMGPIWPSYFRDCTSVIFMIDSANITQISSSCIQLLSVLLAEPLHSASVLVLFNKSDLACTMSPVEIKSLFRMDDIIASASQSITVLELSARSGKGLQEVLNWLDVTHPD; translated from the exons CCTGCTTGTAAAACAACTGCAGA AGCTGTGTCAGAGGGGTGAGCCAGCTGCTTTAGGAGAACCACCTGCTACTCTGCCTACA GTGGGCACTAACCTGACTGACCTGACACTGAAGAAGAGAAGCGTGACTGTCAGAGAGTTAGGAGGCTGCATGGGCCCTATATGGCCCAGCTACTTTAGAGACTGCACATCTGTTATT TTCATGATAGACTCTGCCAACATCACACAGATTTCCTCCTCGTGCATCCAGCTGCTCAGCGTTCTCTTGGCCGAGCCACTCCATTCCGCCTCTGTCCTTGTGCTGTTCAATAAGAG TGATCTTGCATGCACTATGTCACCAGTGGAAATAAAATCACTCTTTAGGATGGATGACATCATTGCCTCTGCTTCCCAATCGATCACAGTTTTGGAGCTCAGTGCTCGTTCTGGAAAGGGCCTTCAGGAAGTGCTCAACTGGCTGGACGTGACTCACCCTGACTGA
- the mrpl12 gene encoding 39S ribosomal protein L12, mitochondrial — protein sequence MYCALHCIRNSLRIAARTHRHHLFAPTLNALRALHLGPAHLSEAIATPPLDGAPKQYPPKIQQLVNDIASLTLLEVSDLNELLKKTLNIQDVGMMPMGAMAVAPTATAAPALEEDAAPVKKEKTHFTVKLTELKAEDKVKLIKEVKNCIQGLNLVQAKKLVETLPQEIRANVSKDEAEKLKAALEAAGGTVVLE from the exons ATGTACTGCGCTTTGCACTGCATCAGGAACTCGCTGCGGATAGCCGCAAGAACACACcg GCATCATCTGTTTGCTCCAACTCTGAATGCACTACGAGCACTCCACCTTGGCCCCGCCCACCTCTCCGAAGCAATAGCGACACCACCATTAGATGGCGCGCCTAAGCAGTATCCACCCAAAATCCAGCAGCTGGTCAACGATATCGCCAGCCTCACCCTGTTAGAGGTGTCCGACCTCAACGAGCTGCTCAAG AAAACCCTGAACATTCAGGATGTAGGGATGATGCCGATGGGAGCGATGGCCGTCGCACCGACCGCCACAGCAGCTCCG GCGCTGGAGGAAGACGCTGCCCCGGTGAAGAAGGAGAAAACCCACTTCACGGTGAAACTGACTGAGCTAAAGGCAGAGGATAAAGTCAAACTGATTAAGGAAGTGAAGAACTGCATTCAGGGCCTGAATCTTGTCCAG GCTAAGAAGCTGGTGGAGACCCTGCCACAGGAGATTCGGGCGAACGTTTCCAAAGATGAGGCGGagaaactgaaagcggctctaGAAGCAGCAGGAGGCACCGTGGTCCTGGAGTAA
- the LOC128518416 gene encoding ADP-ribosylation factor-like protein 16 isoform X3 — protein sequence MGPIWPSYFRDCTSVIFMIDSANITQISSSCIQLLSVLLAEPLHSASVLVLFNKSDLACTMSPVEIKSLFRMDDIIASASQSITVLELSARSGKGLQEVLNWLDVTHPD from the exons ATGGGCCCTATATGGCCCAGCTACTTTAGAGACTGCACATCTGTTATT TTCATGATAGACTCTGCCAACATCACACAGATTTCCTCCTCGTGCATCCAGCTGCTCAGCGTTCTCTTGGCCGAGCCACTCCATTCCGCCTCTGTCCTTGTGCTGTTCAATAAGAG TGATCTTGCATGCACTATGTCACCAGTGGAAATAAAATCACTCTTTAGGATGGATGACATCATTGCCTCTGCTTCCCAATCGATCACAGTTTTGGAGCTCAGTGCTCGTTCTGGAAAGGGCCTTCAGGAAGTGCTCAACTGGCTGGACGTGACTCACCCTGACTGA
- the LOC128518416 gene encoding ADP-ribosylation factor-like protein 16 isoform X2, which translates to MSILLKVQLCQRGEPAALGEPPATLPTVGTNLTDLTLKKRSVTVRELGGCMGPIWPSYFRDCTSVIFMIDSANITQISSSCIQLLSVLLAEPLHSASVLVLFNKSDLACTMSPVEIKSLFRMDDIIASASQSITVLELSARSGKGLQEVLNWLDVTHPD; encoded by the exons atgagCATTTTG CTAAAGGTACAGCTGTGTCAGAGGGGTGAGCCAGCTGCTTTAGGAGAACCACCTGCTACTCTGCCTACA GTGGGCACTAACCTGACTGACCTGACACTGAAGAAGAGAAGCGTGACTGTCAGAGAGTTAGGAGGCTGCATGGGCCCTATATGGCCCAGCTACTTTAGAGACTGCACATCTGTTATT TTCATGATAGACTCTGCCAACATCACACAGATTTCCTCCTCGTGCATCCAGCTGCTCAGCGTTCTCTTGGCCGAGCCACTCCATTCCGCCTCTGTCCTTGTGCTGTTCAATAAGAG TGATCTTGCATGCACTATGTCACCAGTGGAAATAAAATCACTCTTTAGGATGGATGACATCATTGCCTCTGCTTCCCAATCGATCACAGTTTTGGAGCTCAGTGCTCGTTCTGGAAAGGGCCTTCAGGAAGTGCTCAACTGGCTGGACGTGACTCACCCTGACTGA